One region of Mycolicibacterium lutetiense genomic DNA includes:
- a CDS encoding acyl-CoA dehydrogenase, translated as MSIALTPEQQQLSAAVEQFAARHAPIDATRAGSDDLADGHLPSWWDTLTDNGFHAVHLPESVGGQGGRLEDMACVLEAAGSALLPGPLLTTAIAGASVMASAGASDEGAAAATLLKEIAAGAPAAKLSGDQAAFTARRDGDGWRLTGSSGLTLGMCSAQRAVVPFTEETGALLWAVLNPAEGQVESRRGTDLTTDLGILHLRDHAVPASAILTGLDADRVSDLTVALTAAAAAGITQWCVDTVTEHLRTREQFGKPIGTFQALQHKAAMLLVNSALATAAAWDAVRALSGSADTDQRRLTACSAAVMAVMPVPGLVLEALTMLGAIGFTWEHDLHLYWRRATSLAASIGPVSRWTRTLGTLSGTATRDLTVNLGEVDADFRARVVAILDRALGLSDNGFSRQGDYPEFAVGPRRELLADSGLIAPHWPAPWGCDASVRQQLIVEEEFGKRAGLVRPSVGIAEWILPSVMAAGTPQLQERFVPATLRGDLSWCQLFSEPGAGSDLAALSTRAMRVEGGWRINGHKIWTSLAHRADYGALLARTDPDAPKHRGIGYFILDMRSPGVEVRQITQSSGRAEFNEVFLTDVFVPDGMLLGDPASGWQLAISTMAHERVAISGYVNIDRMGALRELVAVTPDPDPVLHAIGEIDAYTNALKALGVRETLRLLDGQAPGPASSIAKVATNVMLRRAAELTLGLTGPLALEQDSQPAVVGPYLDLPAELIGGGTTEIQLNIIAQLILGLPRK; from the coding sequence GTGTCCATAGCTCTGACTCCGGAGCAGCAGCAGCTCAGTGCGGCCGTTGAGCAGTTCGCGGCCCGGCACGCACCGATCGATGCGACCCGGGCCGGATCGGACGATCTGGCCGACGGGCACCTGCCGTCCTGGTGGGACACATTGACAGACAACGGCTTCCACGCTGTGCACCTGCCCGAATCCGTCGGAGGACAGGGCGGCAGGCTGGAGGATATGGCCTGTGTGCTGGAGGCCGCGGGATCGGCACTGTTGCCGGGGCCGCTGCTCACCACGGCGATAGCCGGGGCCTCAGTAATGGCCTCAGCGGGCGCTTCAGACGAAGGCGCGGCCGCCGCGACGCTGCTCAAAGAGATCGCGGCCGGTGCCCCCGCGGCCAAACTGTCCGGTGACCAGGCCGCGTTCACAGCCCGGCGTGACGGGGACGGTTGGCGCCTCACCGGTTCGTCGGGCCTGACCCTGGGAATGTGCTCGGCGCAGCGCGCCGTGGTGCCGTTCACCGAAGAGACGGGCGCCCTGCTCTGGGCGGTGTTGAATCCGGCTGAGGGGCAGGTCGAATCGCGTCGCGGCACGGACCTGACCACCGATCTGGGCATCCTGCACCTGCGTGATCATGCAGTGCCGGCGAGCGCGATCCTGACCGGGTTGGACGCCGACCGGGTCAGTGATCTGACCGTCGCGCTCACCGCAGCTGCGGCCGCCGGGATCACCCAATGGTGCGTCGACACTGTCACCGAACACCTGCGTACCCGCGAACAGTTCGGCAAGCCGATCGGGACATTCCAGGCGTTGCAGCACAAGGCGGCCATGCTGCTGGTGAACAGTGCGCTGGCGACGGCAGCGGCCTGGGATGCGGTGCGGGCACTGAGCGGATCCGCCGATACCGACCAGCGCCGGCTGACCGCCTGCTCGGCCGCGGTGATGGCGGTCATGCCGGTTCCCGGCCTGGTACTCGAGGCGCTCACCATGCTCGGTGCGATCGGCTTCACCTGGGAACACGACCTGCACCTGTACTGGCGACGGGCCACCAGCCTGGCCGCCTCGATCGGCCCGGTGTCGCGGTGGACCCGCACCCTCGGCACGTTGTCGGGAACCGCCACCCGCGACCTGACCGTGAACCTCGGTGAGGTCGACGCCGACTTCCGGGCTCGGGTCGTCGCGATCCTCGACCGCGCACTCGGCCTGTCCGACAACGGTTTCAGTCGTCAAGGTGACTACCCGGAGTTCGCGGTAGGACCGCGACGTGAGCTGCTTGCCGACTCCGGCCTGATCGCCCCGCACTGGCCCGCACCGTGGGGGTGTGACGCGAGCGTGCGTCAACAGCTCATCGTGGAAGAGGAGTTCGGCAAGCGGGCCGGCCTGGTGCGCCCGTCGGTCGGTATCGCCGAATGGATTCTGCCGAGCGTGATGGCGGCCGGAACCCCGCAACTACAGGAACGTTTCGTACCCGCGACCCTGCGCGGGGATCTGTCCTGGTGTCAGCTGTTCAGTGAGCCGGGCGCGGGCTCCGACCTCGCCGCGCTGAGTACCAGGGCCATGCGGGTCGAGGGTGGCTGGCGCATCAACGGGCACAAGATCTGGACCTCGCTGGCGCACCGGGCCGATTACGGTGCGCTGCTGGCCCGGACCGATCCCGACGCTCCCAAGCATCGTGGCATCGGCTATTTCATCCTCGACATGCGTTCGCCCGGAGTGGAAGTCCGCCAGATTACTCAGTCCAGCGGGCGAGCCGAGTTCAACGAGGTGTTCCTGACCGATGTCTTCGTGCCCGACGGGATGCTGCTCGGCGACCCGGCATCGGGCTGGCAGCTGGCCATCAGCACCATGGCCCACGAGCGGGTGGCGATCAGCGGCTACGTCAACATCGACCGGATGGGCGCTCTGCGCGAACTCGTCGCGGTCACCCCCGATCCCGATCCGGTGCTGCATGCCATCGGCGAGATCGACGCCTACACCAACGCGCTCAAGGCATTGGGAGTGCGGGAGACGTTGCGCCTGCTCGACGGGCAGGCCCCCGGTCCGGCGTCGAGCATCGCCAAGGTGGCCACCAACGTGATGCTTCGCCGGGCAGCCGAACTCACCCTCGGCCTCACCGGACCGCTTGCGCTGGAACAGGACAGCCAACCGGCCGTGGTGGGGCCCTACCTGGACCTTCCCGCCGAGCTGATCGGCGGCGGAACGACCGAGATCCAGCTCAACATCATCGCCCAGCTGATTCTGGGACTACCCCGAAAGTGA
- a CDS encoding thiolase family protein: MRPRRGLQGDAAIVGYVELPPEKMSKASPAPFTLEQWALLAAAALDDAGLSAEQVDGIVTSHLGESEIFVPSTVAEYLGVRANFAELLDLGGASAAGMVWRAAAAIELGLCDVVLCALPARYITAASELKPPTLTDAVFFGSSSNQFGSPQAEFEIPYGNLGQNGPYGQVAQRYAYQYGYDERAMAKIVVDQRVNANHTDGAIWKDTPLSIEDVLASPVIADPLHMLEIVMPCVGGAAVVVASAEVAARARNRPVWVKGFGEHVPFKTPTYAEELLDTPIRKAADTAFGMTGLTRDQMDMVSIYDCYTITVLLSLEDAGFCEKGKGMSFVSDHDLTFRGDFPLNTAGGQLGFGQAGLAGGMHHVCDATRQIMGRGGAAQVADCHRAFVSGNGGILSEQTTLILEGD, from the coding sequence ATGAGACCGCGTAGGGGACTACAGGGCGACGCCGCGATCGTCGGGTACGTCGAATTGCCGCCGGAAAAGATGAGCAAAGCCTCACCGGCTCCATTCACGTTGGAACAGTGGGCGCTGCTGGCGGCGGCGGCCCTGGACGATGCCGGCCTGTCGGCCGAGCAGGTCGACGGCATCGTCACCTCACACCTGGGTGAGTCGGAGATCTTCGTACCCTCCACGGTGGCCGAATACCTGGGTGTACGAGCGAACTTCGCGGAGTTGCTCGACCTCGGCGGAGCAAGTGCCGCGGGCATGGTGTGGCGGGCGGCCGCCGCTATCGAACTCGGGCTGTGCGACGTCGTGCTGTGCGCCCTTCCGGCGCGCTACATCACCGCCGCCTCCGAACTGAAACCGCCGACGTTGACCGACGCGGTGTTCTTCGGCTCGTCCAGCAACCAATTCGGCTCGCCGCAGGCCGAATTCGAGATTCCCTACGGCAACCTCGGGCAGAACGGCCCGTACGGGCAGGTGGCGCAGCGCTACGCCTACCAGTACGGCTACGACGAGCGGGCGATGGCCAAGATCGTGGTGGATCAACGGGTCAACGCCAACCACACCGACGGCGCGATCTGGAAAGACACCCCGCTGAGCATCGAGGACGTGTTGGCCAGCCCGGTGATCGCCGATCCGTTGCACATGCTGGAGATCGTGATGCCGTGCGTCGGCGGGGCCGCTGTCGTCGTGGCCAGCGCCGAGGTTGCCGCCCGTGCCCGTAACCGGCCGGTGTGGGTCAAGGGTTTTGGTGAGCACGTGCCGTTCAAGACGCCCACCTACGCCGAGGAGCTGCTCGACACACCGATTCGCAAGGCGGCCGACACCGCGTTCGGGATGACCGGTCTGACCCGTGACCAGATGGACATGGTGTCGATCTACGACTGCTACACCATCACCGTTCTGCTGAGCCTGGAAGATGCCGGCTTCTGCGAGAAGGGCAAGGGCATGTCCTTCGTGTCCGATCACGACCTGACCTTCCGCGGTGATTTCCCGCTGAACACCGCCGGCGGCCAACTCGGTTTCGGACAAGCAGGATTGGCCGGCGGCATGCATCACGTTTGCGATGCCACCCGCCAGATCATGGGCCGCGGCGGTGCCGCCCAGGTTGCCGACTGTCATCGTGCATTCGTCTCCGGTAACGGCGGCATCCTCTCCGAGCAAACCACCCTGATCCTGGAAGGCGACTGA
- a CDS encoding Zn-ribbon domain-containing OB-fold protein, protein MTGFARPMPVKTPTSAPFWDALAQHRIVIQYSPSTQAYVFYPRVLAPRTLADDLEWREISGMGTLYSYTVARRPVGPHFADAVPQMLAIVEWDEGPRFSTEMVDVAPEVLSVGMRVKPVFCDYPDAFAGGGVTMLRYTRA, encoded by the coding sequence ATGACCGGATTCGCCCGGCCCATGCCGGTGAAAACCCCTACCAGCGCGCCGTTCTGGGATGCGCTCGCACAGCACCGCATCGTCATCCAGTACTCGCCATCGACGCAGGCCTACGTGTTCTACCCGAGGGTGCTGGCACCCAGAACCCTCGCCGATGACCTGGAATGGCGGGAGATCTCGGGGATGGGCACGCTGTATTCGTACACGGTGGCCCGCCGCCCGGTCGGTCCGCACTTCGCCGACGCGGTTCCGCAAATGTTGGCGATAGTAGAATGGGATGAGGGTCCGCGGTTTTCCACCGAAATGGTTGACGTCGCACCCGAAGTGCTCAGCGTCGGAATGCGGGTCAAACCTGTTTTCTGCGACTACCCGGACGCCTTTGCCGGAGGCGGTGTGACGATGCTGCGTTACACGCGGGCTTGA
- a CDS encoding cytochrome P450, producing the protein MMRMHHRIPTYRSDIYSTSAIVDPYPHYARLRALGPVVRLTRHRAYAIPRFAECKSILRDDKTFISGAGVALNPIPNTFSKGTTLTSDGATHDERRKLVAHRLLPRALRAMADDIDRFAADIVDQAVAKGSVDGVDDIASALPLAVVPDLVGWPRNQRADLMAWGGATFDLLGPFNRRAAKAIPDSARMLRFAHQVVKNRSVLDGSLGHDVLLAADNGELSDADCASLMIDYIVPSLDTTISAIANGVHLLATHPEQFELLKSDPELLPNAVNEIIRYSSPLRAFTRKARHDVEIGGAIVPGGARVLVIYASANRDEREWADPDVFDIRNDATRQLGFGNGAHACAGQGLARLETQAMLRALIERVDRIELTATPVWALNNIIRRHSSLPVKLTAA; encoded by the coding sequence ATGATGCGGATGCACCACCGAATTCCCACCTATCGTTCCGACATCTACTCGACTTCGGCGATCGTCGACCCCTATCCGCACTACGCACGGCTGCGTGCGCTCGGCCCCGTCGTGCGACTCACCCGGCACCGGGCCTACGCAATCCCCCGCTTCGCCGAGTGCAAGTCGATCCTGCGCGACGACAAGACCTTCATCTCGGGCGCCGGGGTCGCACTGAACCCGATCCCGAACACCTTCTCGAAGGGCACCACCCTCACCAGCGATGGGGCGACCCACGACGAACGCCGCAAGCTCGTCGCCCACCGCCTGCTACCGCGTGCCCTGCGCGCGATGGCCGACGACATCGACCGGTTCGCCGCCGACATCGTCGACCAGGCCGTCGCGAAGGGTTCGGTGGACGGCGTCGACGACATCGCGTCGGCATTGCCCCTCGCGGTCGTCCCCGACCTCGTGGGCTGGCCGCGGAACCAGCGAGCGGACCTGATGGCTTGGGGCGGAGCCACCTTCGACCTGCTCGGGCCCTTCAATCGGCGTGCCGCGAAGGCCATCCCCGACTCTGCGCGGATGCTGCGCTTCGCTCACCAGGTCGTCAAGAACCGCTCGGTGCTCGACGGCAGCCTGGGTCATGACGTCCTGCTCGCTGCCGACAACGGCGAACTCTCCGACGCGGACTGCGCATCGCTGATGATCGACTACATCGTCCCGTCGCTGGACACCACCATCAGCGCCATCGCCAACGGCGTCCACCTGCTCGCCACCCACCCCGAACAGTTCGAACTACTCAAGAGTGATCCCGAACTGCTCCCGAACGCGGTCAACGAGATCATCCGGTACTCGTCGCCGCTCCGCGCGTTCACCCGCAAGGCTCGGCACGACGTCGAGATTGGCGGCGCCATCGTTCCCGGTGGTGCGCGGGTGCTGGTGATCTACGCGTCCGCGAACCGGGACGAACGTGAATGGGCTGACCCGGACGTGTTCGACATCCGCAACGACGCGACTCGTCAGCTCGGCTTCGGCAATGGCGCCCACGCGTGCGCCGGGCAGGGGCTCGCGCGCCTCGAGACGCAGGCCATGCTGCGCGCACTCATCGAGCGGGTGGACCGTATCGAGCTGACGGCGACACCAGTCTGGGCGCTCAACAACATCATTCGCCGGCATTCATCGCTGCCGGTCAAGCTGACCGCCGCCTAG
- the mhpA gene encoding bifunctional 3-(3-hydroxy-phenyl)propionate/3-hydroxycinnamic acid hydroxylase MhpA, which produces MTAAAHVPVVVIGAGPTGVTAATLLAQYGVDCLVLDRWAKVYPQPRAVHLDDEIFRIVARLGIADEFAAISRPTLGLRLLDKSMHTLAEFRRDTALSRNGFPQANMFDQPEFEAVLRTNLARRSHAELRGDVEVTDIADEAGGRVRVTYTDRTDGSEHVVVADYVLGCDGANSITRSRIGSRMQDLGFEQRWLVVDVATAADLAHWEGVDQVCDPDRAGTYMRIGEMRYRWEFQLLDGETADDFDTLDALGPLIHPWVDHVSTAELELLRVTEYTFRAQLADHWRRGPIFLLGDAAHLTPPFVGQGMGAGLRDAMNLAWKLAGVLAEALPGDVLETYEQERKPHARHMIRLALAVGRAMTAGGEFGNLIRRMVVPRLHRLPGLSANLVESETPALHRSVLVQKSRAPRQLAGTLCPNPLVASGTRLDSEIGNGFAVVTRTEPSAAERALADQRGAVVHFAAPGSALANWLRRGRADAAIVRPDRTVMRAGRDLTILFDALPSSCGGTIWKATPSQ; this is translated from the coding sequence ATGACGGCGGCGGCGCACGTCCCCGTCGTCGTCATCGGCGCCGGGCCCACGGGAGTCACGGCGGCAACTCTGCTCGCGCAGTACGGTGTCGACTGCCTTGTTCTCGACCGTTGGGCGAAGGTCTATCCGCAGCCACGGGCCGTGCATCTGGACGACGAGATCTTCCGCATCGTGGCCCGTCTCGGCATCGCCGATGAGTTCGCGGCGATCTCACGCCCCACCCTGGGTCTTCGGCTACTCGACAAATCGATGCACACCCTCGCCGAGTTCAGGCGTGATACCGCGCTGAGCCGCAACGGCTTTCCGCAGGCAAACATGTTCGACCAGCCCGAATTCGAGGCCGTGCTACGGACAAACCTCGCACGCCGGTCGCACGCGGAGCTACGAGGTGACGTGGAGGTCACCGACATCGCCGACGAGGCGGGCGGGCGGGTCCGCGTCACCTACACCGACCGTACCGACGGCAGCGAGCACGTCGTCGTGGCGGACTACGTGCTCGGCTGCGATGGCGCCAACAGCATTACGCGGTCCCGGATCGGCTCCCGTATGCAGGATCTCGGCTTCGAGCAACGCTGGCTCGTCGTCGACGTCGCGACCGCCGCCGATCTGGCTCACTGGGAGGGCGTCGATCAAGTCTGCGACCCGGACCGGGCCGGCACGTACATGCGGATCGGCGAGATGCGCTACCGGTGGGAATTCCAGCTGCTGGACGGCGAGACCGCCGATGACTTCGACACTCTCGACGCACTCGGCCCGCTGATTCACCCCTGGGTCGACCACGTTTCGACCGCCGAACTGGAACTGCTGCGCGTCACCGAGTACACCTTCCGCGCACAGCTTGCCGACCATTGGCGACGGGGCCCGATCTTCCTGCTCGGCGACGCAGCCCACCTCACGCCGCCGTTCGTCGGACAAGGCATGGGCGCCGGGCTGCGCGACGCGATGAACCTCGCCTGGAAACTCGCCGGTGTACTGGCCGAGGCTTTGCCCGGTGATGTCCTGGAAACCTATGAGCAGGAGCGGAAGCCGCATGCCCGGCACATGATCCGGCTTGCCCTCGCGGTCGGTCGGGCCATGACGGCAGGCGGCGAGTTCGGGAACCTGATCCGCCGGATGGTCGTGCCGCGACTGCACCGGTTGCCGGGCCTGAGCGCCAATCTCGTCGAGAGCGAAACACCGGCGTTGCATCGATCGGTGCTCGTCCAGAAGTCCAGGGCACCCCGGCAGCTGGCCGGCACGCTCTGCCCGAACCCGTTGGTGGCGAGCGGGACACGTCTCGACTCCGAAATAGGAAACGGCTTCGCTGTCGTCACCCGCACTGAACCAAGTGCTGCCGAGCGCGCCCTCGCCGACCAGCGCGGTGCCGTTGTCCACTTCGCCGCACCGGGTTCCGCACTGGCGAACTGGCTGCGCCGCGGCCGCGCCGATGCAGCCATCGTTCGACCCGACCGCACCGTCATGCGCGCAGGCCGCGATCTGACCATCTTGTTCGACGCCCTGCCCAGCTCTTGCGGCGGGACCATCTGGAAAGCGACGCCGTCCCAATGA
- a CDS encoding fumarylacetoacetate hydrolase family protein — protein sequence MTTTVLHTADAWYVQTDRGAVKIDTSATTTAELLGDRTAIDAATTGPDPVPVDTLDLVSPVTAPCRVVAQMANFASHAKDAGLNPKTLPLAFFRKASGSINGPSDDIVKPKHVKLLDYEVEIGLVFGRELPVGTVLNEADLPTYIAGLVVTNDVSARDVQLPKTQFYEAKSYPTFTPVGPALVLLDADELKRFGELRLQLRVNGELRQDAKVAGDMIYLPLRALTELTRFQRMDVGDLLLTGTPVGTALSAPPKPIEIIGALLPPALKWKAFFKAQAKNTKYLRDGDVVETSVATDDKAIDLGTQRAVVRYA from the coding sequence GTGACCACAACAGTTCTCCATACCGCCGACGCCTGGTACGTCCAAACCGACCGTGGCGCAGTGAAGATCGACACGTCGGCAACGACCACCGCCGAACTGCTCGGCGACCGGACCGCCATCGACGCGGCCACGACGGGCCCCGATCCCGTCCCGGTCGACACCCTCGACCTTGTCTCGCCGGTGACCGCACCCTGCCGGGTCGTCGCGCAGATGGCCAACTTCGCCTCGCACGCCAAGGATGCCGGCCTGAATCCCAAGACGCTCCCACTGGCGTTCTTCCGAAAGGCATCCGGGTCGATCAACGGGCCAAGCGACGATATCGTCAAGCCCAAACACGTCAAGCTCTTGGACTACGAGGTGGAGATCGGCCTGGTCTTCGGGCGCGAACTCCCGGTCGGCACCGTCCTAAACGAGGCGGACCTGCCCACCTACATCGCCGGGCTGGTCGTCACCAATGACGTGTCGGCCCGCGACGTCCAGCTACCGAAAACCCAGTTCTACGAGGCCAAGTCGTATCCGACGTTCACGCCGGTCGGGCCCGCGCTGGTGCTGCTCGACGCCGATGAGCTCAAGCGCTTCGGCGAGTTGCGCCTCCAGTTGCGGGTCAACGGCGAACTTCGTCAGGACGCCAAGGTGGCCGGCGACATGATCTACCTTCCGCTACGCGCTCTTACCGAACTGACGCGATTCCAGCGGATGGACGTCGGCGATCTGCTGCTGACCGGCACCCCGGTCGGGACCGCGTTGAGCGCACCCCCCAAGCCGATCGAGATCATCGGCGCGCTGCTACCGCCCGCTCTGAAGTGGAAGGCGTTCTTCAAGGCCCAGGCCAAGAACACGAAGTACCTGCGCGACGGCGACGTCGTCGAGACCAGCGTGGCAACCGATGACAAGGCAATCGATCTGGGCACCCAACGCGCGGTGGTCCGCTACGCATGA
- a CDS encoding VOC family protein has protein sequence MGDAVGAHQDLHSDQGARRGEHSGRSRNPVIKVRDIAWLEFEKPDLVRTEAFAAAFGFTTAARMSDELQLRGTDAGAPCLIVRRRPRSRFAGIAFAAADEADVLRLAEAAGAPTRTLPESIGGLAVDLVDPSGVPVHVVAGTHQLAPLPSQTPLVTNFGHDLLRANRTQRPPRVAAGVQRLGHVVMQCSKYGETLNWYLDNLGMIVSDFQFFPGQRDRGPTMSFIRCDRGDVPTDHHTLAMTLGPRNRYVHSAYQVADLDALAAGGEYLRERGYQRSWGIGRHVQGSQLFDYWRDPDGFLVEHFTDGDMFDNTVEPGWAPFTASGLAQWGPPVTKDFLGITPNRESIDELRSMLTAVRDHDNEFTLTRLRGLLKVASS, from the coding sequence ATGGGCGATGCCGTAGGCGCACATCAAGACCTGCACAGCGACCAGGGCGCACGGCGGGGCGAGCACTCAGGCCGGTCCCGCAATCCGGTGATCAAGGTGCGCGACATCGCCTGGCTGGAGTTCGAGAAACCTGACCTCGTCCGCACCGAGGCGTTCGCGGCGGCCTTCGGCTTCACCACCGCGGCAAGGATGTCCGACGAGTTGCAACTGCGGGGCACCGACGCCGGCGCACCGTGTCTGATCGTGCGCCGGCGCCCCCGGTCGAGATTCGCCGGCATCGCCTTCGCCGCCGCTGACGAGGCCGACGTGTTGCGCCTGGCCGAGGCGGCAGGCGCACCGACGCGCACGCTGCCCGAGAGCATCGGCGGACTCGCGGTCGACCTGGTCGACCCGAGCGGCGTCCCGGTGCACGTCGTCGCCGGCACCCACCAGCTGGCCCCGCTGCCGTCACAGACCCCGCTGGTCACGAACTTCGGACATGATCTGTTGCGCGCCAACAGAACCCAGCGACCGCCGCGCGTTGCAGCCGGTGTGCAGCGCCTGGGCCACGTCGTGATGCAGTGCAGCAAGTACGGCGAGACACTGAACTGGTACCTCGACAACCTCGGGATGATCGTCAGCGACTTCCAGTTCTTCCCCGGCCAGCGCGACCGAGGGCCCACGATGAGCTTCATCCGCTGCGACCGCGGCGACGTACCCACCGACCACCACACGCTCGCGATGACGCTCGGCCCGCGCAACCGGTACGTGCACTCCGCCTACCAGGTGGCCGATCTCGACGCGTTGGCCGCCGGCGGCGAATACCTGCGCGAGCGCGGATATCAGCGATCGTGGGGCATCGGCCGCCATGTCCAGGGCAGCCAACTCTTCGACTACTGGCGCGACCCTGACGGCTTCCTCGTCGAACACTTCACCGACGGCGACATGTTCGACAACACCGTCGAACCCGGATGGGCGCCATTCACCGCGTCCGGCCTGGCCCAGTGGGGACCGCCCGTCACCAAGGACTTCCTCGGGATCACTCCCAACCGGGAGTCGATCGACGAACTGCGCTCGATGCTCACCGCAGTCCGGGACCACGACAACGAATTCACCCTCACCCGCCTGCGCGGCCTCTTGAAAGTAGCCAGCTCGTGA
- a CDS encoding TetR/AcrR family transcriptional regulator: MTTQPADRHDEPPNRLARRKQRTRAALIAAAQSFIAAGKLNAPVLEITQAADVGMGSFYNHFDSKEELFDAALADALDMHADLLDAYTKSLDDPAEAFACSFRLTGRMFRRRPQECRVLLSTGLSLLSSDRGLAPRARRDIIAAVEAGRFHVTDVNLALAIVGGALLGLGQLLSDELDRDDAEAADTVTQNLLVLLGMPADEAGRLCRQPLPDLG, from the coding sequence ATGACGACGCAACCGGCTGACCGGCATGACGAACCGCCGAACCGATTGGCTAGGCGCAAACAGCGGACCCGCGCGGCGCTGATCGCCGCGGCGCAATCGTTCATCGCGGCCGGCAAGCTCAACGCGCCGGTTCTGGAGATCACCCAGGCGGCCGACGTCGGGATGGGGTCGTTCTACAACCACTTCGACAGCAAGGAAGAACTGTTCGACGCGGCCCTCGCCGACGCGCTCGACATGCACGCCGATCTGTTGGACGCGTACACCAAGTCGCTCGACGACCCGGCCGAGGCCTTCGCGTGCAGTTTCCGCTTGACCGGGCGGATGTTCCGTCGACGTCCCCAGGAGTGCCGGGTACTGCTGTCCACCGGACTGTCCCTACTGTCCTCGGACAGGGGCCTGGCACCGCGGGCCCGGCGCGACATCATCGCCGCCGTCGAGGCCGGCCGATTCCACGTCACGGATGTCAACCTGGCACTTGCCATCGTCGGAGGGGCACTCCTCGGGCTGGGCCAACTGCTCAGCGACGAACTGGATCGCGACGACGCGGAGGCCGCGGACACGGTGACGCAGAACCTGCTCGTGCTGCTCGGCATGCCGGCCGACGAGGCCGGCCGGCTCTGCCGGCAACCGCTGCCCGATCTCGGCTAG
- a CDS encoding enoyl-CoA hydratase-related protein, with product MTATLDYDGDIAILNLGDDENRFSPEFLDTVDAHLDTVLAKGAQGLVTTADSKFYSNGLDLDWLGAHSDQGDWYVGRVQGLFARVLTFPLPTAAAVVGHAFGAGAMLAIAHDFRVMRDDRGFFCFPEVDIRIPFTPGMAALIQAKLTPQAAVASMTTGRRFGGVDAQAYGIVDATTGEGAVTSAATNLLRPLAGKDSGTLGAIKQGMFGTAVQALQSN from the coding sequence ATGACCGCCACCCTGGATTACGACGGTGACATCGCCATTCTCAACCTCGGCGACGATGAGAATCGGTTCTCCCCCGAGTTCCTAGATACGGTCGACGCGCACCTCGACACGGTACTGGCCAAGGGCGCACAGGGTCTGGTGACGACCGCCGACAGCAAGTTCTATTCCAACGGGCTGGACCTGGATTGGCTTGGCGCCCACAGCGATCAGGGTGACTGGTACGTCGGCCGAGTACAGGGCCTGTTCGCGCGGGTGCTGACGTTTCCCCTCCCGACGGCCGCAGCCGTCGTTGGCCATGCGTTCGGCGCCGGTGCGATGCTGGCCATCGCCCACGATTTCCGGGTGATGCGCGACGACCGTGGCTTCTTCTGTTTCCCCGAGGTGGACATCAGGATCCCGTTCACGCCGGGCATGGCCGCGCTGATCCAGGCCAAGCTCACCCCACAGGCCGCCGTCGCGTCGATGACCACCGGACGCCGATTCGGCGGTGTCGATGCGCAGGCATACGGAATCGTGGACGCGACCACGGGCGAGGGTGCGGTCACCTCCGCGGCCACCAACCTGCTGCGGCCCCTGGCCGGTAAGGACTCCGGCACGCTGGGCGCGATCAAACAGGGCATGTTCGGCACCGCGGTCCAAGCGCTGCAATCCAACTAG